Proteins found in one Thalassophryne amazonica chromosome 1, fThaAma1.1, whole genome shotgun sequence genomic segment:
- the poglut1 gene encoding protein O-glucosyltransferase 1 isoform X1 produces the protein MERLRFRCFFVLLQVCVLCSADASGKKWNKLREQVSNAVKGYTACNPVNCSCHLSVLQHDLLPFKEGISEDDMAATVKRGVGTHYQVIGHKLYRENNCMFPARCSGVEHFILEVIDRLPDLEMVVNVRDYPQVPSWVQPMLPVFSFSKTADYHDIMYPAWTFWEGGPAVWPIYPTGLGRWDLMREDLQKSAAQWPWNKKVSKAFFRGSRTSAERDPLILLSRDDPQLVDAEYTKNQAWKSEKDTLGRPPAKEIPLVDHCKYKYLFNFRGVAASFRLKHLFLCGSLVFHVGDEWQEFFYSQLKPWVHYIPVKQDLSDVRDLLLFVKENDAIAQEITTRGEEFILNHLQMQDIYCYWERLLTEFSKLLTYKPKRRNDYSQIIHKLSKTEL, from the exons GTAAAAAATGGAACAAACTTCGAGAGCAAGTTTCCAATGCTGTTAAAGGATACACTGCATGCAACCCTGTCAACTGCAGCTGTCATCTAAG TGTCCTACAGCACGATTTACTTCCTTTTAAAGAGGGAATATCTGAGGACGACATGGCTGCCACTGTTAAAAGAGGGGTGGGAACTCACTATCAGGTCATTGGACACAAGTTGTACAGAGAGAAcaactgtatgtttcctgccag gTGTAGCGGGGTGGAGCATTTCATCCTGGAAGTGATTGACAGGTTGCCTGACTTGGAAATGGTGGTAAATGTTCGGGATTATCCTCAGGTCCCCAGCTGGGTGCAGCCGATGCTGCCTGTTTTTTCTTTCAGTAAG ACGGCAGATTACCATGACATCATGTACCCAGCGTGGACGTTTTGGGAAGGAGGACCTGCTGTGTGGCCGATATACCCCACTGGACTGGGAAGATGGGATCTGATGAGAGAAGACCTTCAAAA GTCTGCAGCACAGTGGCCGTGGAATAAGAAAGTGTCCAAAGCGTTCTTCAGAGGCTCACG AACCAGTGCAGAGCGTGACCCGCTGATTCTCCTGTCCAGAGACGATCCACAGCTGGTGGATGCAGAATACACAAAGAACCAGGCTTGGAAATCGGAGAAG GATACATTAGGGAGACCCCCAGCCAAAGAAATCCCACTGGTGGACCACTGCAAATACAA ATATTTGTTCAACTTCCGTGGAGTGGCAGCGAGTTTTCGTTTGAAACACCTTTTCCTGTGTGGTTCCTTGGTGTTTCATGTTGGGGATGAATGGCAGGAATTTTTCTACTCCCAGCTCAAGCCCTGGGTCCACTACATACCAGTCAAACAGGACCTCTCTGATGTCAG GGACCTGCTCCTGTTTGTCAAAGAGAATGATGCTATCGCACAAGAGATCACCACAAG GGGTGAAGAATTCATCCTCAACCACCTGCAAATGCAAGATATTTACTGCTACTGGGAGAGACTTCTGACAGAGTTTAGTAAACTTCTTACCTACAAACCCAAAAGAAGGAATGACTACAGCCAGATTATTCACAAACTGAGCAAAACTGAGCTATAA
- the timmdc1 gene encoding LOW QUALITY PROTEIN: complex I assembly factor TIMMDC1, mitochondrial (The sequence of the model RefSeq protein was modified relative to this genomic sequence to represent the inferred CDS: inserted 1 base in 1 codon; deleted 1 base in 1 codon) produces MMHPERSSTSYSLRRRQADSAPQGILSTGLLRGFIQTAGPLPSTCCSPGVHAANVDAAQPAQMSSPSPSSCTSSCSHKSLSTLPSNMGKPEFTDTGWGRIKXLFKKDMTHKYPEELIGVINSGFVAAIAGWVYGGVPAARDARQRYIEVSRAEIYRSRMEAVRSSHNAAIRSFIRYGWRWSWRVAAFVILFNSLSTGLYVFRDKYTVSNYIAAGAVTGGLFRLNLGLRGLLAGTIIGAVLGCPTGALIVGIQSLAGESVCERRRRERRELYELKLQEWMARLQLTDHVISDLNTCSQEDEPSKNLQRIQELLSLPRNEGSPQDTSNQ; encoded by the exons ATGATGCATCCCGAGCGTTCCTCAACGAGCTACTCCCTGCGGAGACGGCAGGCAGATTCGGCCCCCCAGGGCATTCTGAGCACCGGTCTACTGCGGGGCTTCATCCAGACGGCCGGGCCTCTTCCTTCTACTTGCTGCTCCCCAGGGGTCCAT GCAGCTAACGTTGATGCTGCCCAGCCTGCACAGATGTCATCTCCTTCCCCTTCCTCCTGCACCAGTTCCTGCTCACACAAGTCTCTCAGCACCTTGCCAAGCAACATGGGCAAGCCAGAATTCACAGACACAGGATGGGGCCGCATCA AGCTTTTTAAGAAGGA CATGACTCACAAGTACCCGGAGGAGTTGATAGGCGTGATCAATAGTGGTTTTGTGGCCGCAATAGCAGGTTGGGTGTACGGAGGTGTACCAGCAGCCCGTGATGCCCGCCAGAGATACATCGAAGTGAGCCGGGCGGAGATCTACAGGAGTCGTATGGAGGCCGTG CGCTCGTCCCATAACGCTGCTATCAGAAGTTTTATCAGATACGGATGGAGGTGGAGCTGGAGGGTGGCTGCTTTTGTCATCTTGTTCAA TTCTTTGAGCACCGGGCTGTATGTTTTCCGAGACAAATACACTGTGAGTAACTACATTGCTGCTGGAG CTGTGACTGGAGGACTTTTCAGACTGAACCTGGGCCTCAGAGGGCTGCTGGCAGGAACCATCATCGGAGCAGTTCTGGG GTGTCCCACTGGTGCCTTGATCGTGGGAATACAGTCCTTGGCGGGAGAAAGTGTCtgtgagaggaggaggagggagcgcCGAGAGCTATATGAACTCAAACTCCAGGAATG GATGGCCCGCCTGCAGCTGACAGACCATGTCATCAGTGATCTCAACACCTGCTCTCAGGAGGATGAACCCAGTAAAAACCTGCAGAGGATTCAAGAGCTGCTCAGTTTGCCGCGGAACGAGGGTTCACCTCAGGACACAAGCAACCAATGA
- the poglut1 gene encoding protein O-glucosyltransferase 1 isoform X2, giving the protein MERLRFRCFFVLLQVCVLCSADASGKKWNKLREQVSNAVKGYTACNPVNCSCHLRCSGVEHFILEVIDRLPDLEMVVNVRDYPQVPSWVQPMLPVFSFSKTADYHDIMYPAWTFWEGGPAVWPIYPTGLGRWDLMREDLQKSAAQWPWNKKVSKAFFRGSRTSAERDPLILLSRDDPQLVDAEYTKNQAWKSEKDTLGRPPAKEIPLVDHCKYKYLFNFRGVAASFRLKHLFLCGSLVFHVGDEWQEFFYSQLKPWVHYIPVKQDLSDVRDLLLFVKENDAIAQEITTRGEEFILNHLQMQDIYCYWERLLTEFSKLLTYKPKRRNDYSQIIHKLSKTEL; this is encoded by the exons GTAAAAAATGGAACAAACTTCGAGAGCAAGTTTCCAATGCTGTTAAAGGATACACTGCATGCAACCCTGTCAACTGCAGCTGTCATCTAAG gTGTAGCGGGGTGGAGCATTTCATCCTGGAAGTGATTGACAGGTTGCCTGACTTGGAAATGGTGGTAAATGTTCGGGATTATCCTCAGGTCCCCAGCTGGGTGCAGCCGATGCTGCCTGTTTTTTCTTTCAGTAAG ACGGCAGATTACCATGACATCATGTACCCAGCGTGGACGTTTTGGGAAGGAGGACCTGCTGTGTGGCCGATATACCCCACTGGACTGGGAAGATGGGATCTGATGAGAGAAGACCTTCAAAA GTCTGCAGCACAGTGGCCGTGGAATAAGAAAGTGTCCAAAGCGTTCTTCAGAGGCTCACG AACCAGTGCAGAGCGTGACCCGCTGATTCTCCTGTCCAGAGACGATCCACAGCTGGTGGATGCAGAATACACAAAGAACCAGGCTTGGAAATCGGAGAAG GATACATTAGGGAGACCCCCAGCCAAAGAAATCCCACTGGTGGACCACTGCAAATACAA ATATTTGTTCAACTTCCGTGGAGTGGCAGCGAGTTTTCGTTTGAAACACCTTTTCCTGTGTGGTTCCTTGGTGTTTCATGTTGGGGATGAATGGCAGGAATTTTTCTACTCCCAGCTCAAGCCCTGGGTCCACTACATACCAGTCAAACAGGACCTCTCTGATGTCAG GGACCTGCTCCTGTTTGTCAAAGAGAATGATGCTATCGCACAAGAGATCACCACAAG GGGTGAAGAATTCATCCTCAACCACCTGCAAATGCAAGATATTTACTGCTACTGGGAGAGACTTCTGACAGAGTTTAGTAAACTTCTTACCTACAAACCCAAAAGAAGGAATGACTACAGCCAGATTATTCACAAACTGAGCAAAACTGAGCTATAA